TTACTTCGACGAAATAGATGATAGCCATATTACAAAGGTACGTACCAGCGAAGAATCCGCTAAATTACTTGGGTCAAAAATGAACATAGCACTAAGAACAGCCAGTAGACGATCGTCCAACTGCAATGCGGCCAGTGAGTGTGCTGCTACAAACAGGCCACCCACTAGCTCTCGGagttcatctgaaaaaaataagatgagCAAAACCACTACTTTCAACACCGTCAAAATAGCTATCTCGTACCCATTTCATCGTTTCCTTCAACTTCCACAGCAAGTGTATCTAGAAGATCATGCTTCGTGATGGAAACGTTAACGTTCGGACGAAAGCAGTTCTCAGCTTCGTCGAAAAATGATATGAATCTGAGCAGTTGGACTTCAAGGATCGTATTATGTAGGAGCTGCATTTGGGAGACGACTGGCAGCTGTAATGGTGATCGTATTAGGAATACGACATTGATCTTTTGGTTCTGTTAGATTGAGACTGTGGTCAGCGGTTACGGTACTTCTAATGAGGACATATAGAAAGATTAAAAGTTATACATTTGCAGAATCATCTTCATTGAATAGCAGCGCCTCAGGTTCGCTCGAGAGAGTCGAAGCAGTTCAAACCGAAGAAAAATACGTCACAaaacttttggaaaaatagAACAGTTATCATCAGTACTTACAGTAACTCATGCTACGGATTGTCAAAAAATCGcctaaattttgaagaaatatgatAATATGCATATTTTGTTTTCCGTCCACGTCACTCACTTCTTTTATAAATATGGACGTTTTTCGCTACAACATCCAAGTATggttttaaattcattttttaaaattaattgtgCGTAGATACCGTGTTCCAGACAGCTATGACGCGTGCAAATTCACTGCTTCTTCTCACAATCGGACGCAGTATCTCCACCAAGTGATTGTCCTTCCCAGTCCCTACATTTGATGAGTTCAGCGGCTGATCGATGTGCTGGCAGTAGGATTTGGTTATGAGGTCGATCTGGAACGGATTGTGTGCAATAAAACAGTTGTGTAGGGCATTACCGGAGAGTCTTTGTATTGCGATTACAATATAACTGAAATTTATGAAGAGCTCACCTCAAATCTCAACTCCTTTACGTGAGCTTCGTCGGCGGGTGTTCCTTTTATGAGTGTCAACAGTTGTTCTAAATGTCGACGTTCACGATTTCCTTTGATTAGTTCACGTTTCTGTACACGTTCATCCTCGTTCAGAACCACTAAAACTCGATCTTTTCAAGAGTCATGGAACTGAAAAGCAGGGAAACATACAGTCTGTGCTCATTCCAACAGATCTACATTTGAGAAATCTGCAACGCTGACATATGTTGCGCGTTTGCTTGttgatttcacatttttccacACTTTTGCAGACATAGGTGAGATGACGCTGAAAGTAGTTGCTCTtatttgttgtagaaaaatctGATGGTAAGACTCAATACTACCAAAAGGTAATAGAGTCggtatttttttcggattcggTATTATTGCAAATTGTGTTTCGCAGATACCATACATACGCAGAGAGGAACtctttagtgattttttttcaaaacgaagACCAATCAATCAGCAAAATGAACAGTTATTCTGGTTCTTTAAAATCATTTGTTTCGCCTCAGATAGTCCAACTGTGTGTTTTAAAGAACTTCTTATTTAATGGTAGAGTTCTAAGTATTGGTCAGAATAAgatacattttttattttgtctaGAACTTATTAAATTCTGCACGAGgttagtaataaaaaaagaaaaactggtaCGGAAAATGTAGTAATTCACGTTTTAGTAAAACTTGACTTCGTAAATGAGACCAGCTGAGATGTGTTTCGTTAGGACTACAGCTGAAGGATACATGTAACTCACCTGAGCTGTTCGCCTGAAGAATCCTTTGCATCCTTCACAGGTTATTGCTCTGTAATTAAAGAATAATTATAATTCTATTTCAATACtctatcttttattttgcattattttgaCGTAAATGGCAGAAGAAGTGGAAGTGTAGCATTACTTTGGTAGAAATGGCCAAGAATACTGtttttatacagtttttttttgtaaaaaaagagaataagttATCCTTTACTCGCTAGCATTGAACTGTGATTTTAACATTGttgtacacaaaaaaaatcgagt
The Necator americanus strain Aroian chromosome I, whole genome shotgun sequence genome window above contains:
- a CDS encoding hypothetical protein (NECATOR_CHRI.G1301.T3); translation: MAPMTNASQRQRSRATPYIPSYMEEGQSCVVCGDAATGLHYRAITCEGCKGFFRRTAQRHLTYVCKSVEKCEINKQTRNICQRCRFLKCRSVGMSTDLVLNEDERVQKRELIKGNRERRHLEQLLTLIKGTPADEAHVKELRFEIDLITKSYCQHIDQPLNSSNVGTGKDNHLVEILRPIVRRSSEFARVIAVWNTLPVVSQMQLLHNTILEVQLLRFISFFDEAENCFRPNVNVSITKHDLLDTLAVEVEGNDEMDELRELVGGLFVAAHSLAALQLDDRLLAVLSAMFIFDPSNLADSSLVPVISPAHARLDDMLHLLSDEASDGMSTTRAFAALVMTVTAFRRICRRLAQHFKPQNAALFEKILGI
- a CDS encoding hypothetical protein (NECATOR_CHRI.G1301.T2), with the protein product MGPFLLVPVLATPYIPSYMEEGQSCVVCGDAATGLHYRAITCEGCKGFFRRTAQRHLTYVCKSVEKCEINKQTRNICQRCRFLKCRSVGMSTDLVLNEDERVQKRELIKGNRERRHLEQLLTLIKGTPADEAHVKELRFEVSSS
- a CDS encoding hypothetical protein (NECATOR_CHRI.G1301.T1): MQLLHNTILEVQLLRFISFFDEAENCFRPNVNVSITKHDLLDTLAVEVEGNDEMDELRELVGGLFVAAHSLAALQLDDRLLAVLSAMFIFDPSNLADSSLVPVISPAHARLDDMLHLLSDEASDGMSTTRAFAALVMTVTAFRRICRRLAQHFKPQNAALFEKILGI